In one window of Pseudoalteromonas espejiana DSM 9414 DNA:
- a CDS encoding TonB-dependent receptor — translation MKPYFFPLLLPLSHVAIADNQNHDAIETITTTASRTEALATPLPLTISTLSEAQLNSIAPTHVEESLQRIAGANVQRGNGQEYLPALRSPVLSGAAACGGILTLEDGIPLRAAGFCNINELFEAHSEMAKRIEVLKGPGSALYGSNAVHGVINVITPDTTQGGGLVGVDYGSYGYARYKIRAGKDYGNSGIGINASVTDDTGYRDGESVKQQKVNIRHRFEHSNLLLTSGLTYTDLDQQTAGFITGFESYKNEDIAQQNFDPDAFRKARSFRAWSNAQWQLKNGNVLSITPYVRDQSMDFFKHFLPGTPLETNSQTGFGVQSLYQHSLQSNIKVNLGLDGEYTRSDFTQSQNEPTQGSAFLVATVPQGKHYDYDVNATLYAPFASVEWQLNKWFISAGLRYEHMQYDYTNNMLSGRTKDDGSECGFGGCRYSRPASGKNSFSNTSPKLGVSYKVNNSNTVYANFSRGYRAPQAAELYQLQREQTTANLNPEIANNAELGLKGYYSNVRYALAVYAMSKHNTIYRDSDFFNVNNGSSRHRGIELEVDYALSKTLNLQFAGTHAKHTYTNNQLVSGLNINGNEVDTAPRNIANLDLNWQAFSNIGFSLQWHHVSSYFTDPENLHSYDGHDILSLRAKWQVTNNLEVLARVINLTDEAYAERADFTSFTGDRYFPGKPRNAMLSATYTW, via the coding sequence ATGAAACCTTATTTTTTTCCGCTGTTATTGCCACTAAGCCATGTTGCAATTGCTGATAATCAAAACCATGATGCAATAGAAACCATAACAACCACCGCATCGCGTACAGAAGCACTTGCTACACCCCTTCCTCTTACTATTAGTACCTTATCTGAGGCGCAATTAAACAGTATTGCACCAACGCATGTTGAAGAATCACTACAGCGCATTGCTGGCGCAAATGTACAACGGGGTAACGGGCAAGAGTATTTACCTGCACTTCGCTCGCCTGTGCTTTCGGGCGCAGCAGCCTGTGGCGGCATATTAACTCTTGAAGATGGCATTCCACTTCGCGCTGCAGGCTTTTGTAATATAAACGAGCTATTTGAAGCGCATAGCGAAATGGCAAAGCGCATTGAAGTATTAAAAGGCCCAGGCTCAGCCCTTTATGGCTCTAACGCAGTGCATGGTGTTATTAATGTAATAACACCAGACACCACCCAAGGTGGCGGACTTGTTGGCGTTGATTACGGCTCATACGGTTATGCTCGTTATAAAATACGCGCAGGGAAAGACTATGGCAACAGTGGGATTGGCATTAACGCAAGTGTGACCGACGACACAGGTTATCGCGACGGTGAAAGCGTAAAACAGCAAAAGGTAAATATTCGCCACCGCTTTGAGCACTCAAACCTGTTACTGACCTCTGGCCTTACATACACAGATTTAGATCAGCAAACAGCTGGCTTTATAACGGGTTTTGAAAGCTATAAAAACGAAGATATAGCGCAGCAAAACTTCGACCCCGACGCCTTTAGAAAAGCCCGCTCATTTAGAGCGTGGAGCAACGCCCAGTGGCAATTAAAAAACGGCAATGTGCTTTCTATTACGCCTTATGTGCGCGACCAAAGCATGGACTTTTTTAAGCACTTTTTACCCGGCACCCCACTTGAAACCAATAGCCAAACAGGTTTTGGTGTGCAATCGCTCTATCAGCACAGTTTACAAAGTAATATAAAAGTAAACCTAGGGCTTGATGGCGAATACACCCGCAGCGACTTTACACAAAGCCAAAACGAGCCAACTCAGGGCTCTGCATTTTTAGTAGCCACAGTACCGCAAGGCAAACACTACGATTACGACGTAAACGCAACGCTTTATGCGCCGTTTGCATCAGTTGAGTGGCAATTAAATAAGTGGTTTATTAGCGCAGGCCTAAGGTATGAGCATATGCAATACGATTACACTAACAATATGCTTAGTGGCCGCACAAAAGACGACGGCAGTGAATGTGGCTTTGGCGGTTGCCGTTATAGCCGCCCAGCAAGTGGTAAAAATAGCTTTAGCAATACATCGCCTAAGCTAGGGGTAAGCTATAAGGTCAATAACAGCAATACTGTATACGCTAATTTTTCGCGTGGTTACAGAGCGCCCCAAGCCGCTGAGCTATATCAATTACAACGCGAACAAACCACCGCTAATTTAAACCCAGAAATAGCTAATAATGCCGAGCTTGGTTTAAAGGGTTACTACTCTAATGTGAGGTATGCATTGGCTGTGTATGCCATGAGTAAGCACAACACTATTTATCGCGATAGCGACTTTTTTAACGTTAATAATGGCAGTTCTCGCCACAGAGGTATTGAGCTTGAAGTGGATTACGCATTAAGTAAAACACTTAACTTACAATTTGCAGGTACACATGCAAAGCACACGTATACTAATAACCAGTTAGTAAGTGGCTTAAATATTAACGGCAATGAGGTAGATACCGCGCCGCGTAACATTGCTAATCTTGATTTAAATTGGCAAGCCTTTAGTAACATAGGTTTTTCATTGCAATGGCACCATGTGAGTAGTTACTTTACCGACCCAGAAAACCTTCATAGCTACGACGGGCATGACATTTTAAGTTTGCGCGCTAAATGGCAAGTGACCAATAACCTAGAAGTGCTTGCCCGTGTAATAAACCTTACCGACGAAGCTTACGCAGAGCGTGCCGATTTCACTAGTTTTACTGGCGACAGGTACTTTCCTGGCAAGCCACGTAACGCTATGCTCTCAGCCACGTATACTTGGTAA
- a CDS encoding type II toxin-antitoxin system RnlA family toxin, with translation MSDYKNLNLDRDAIDAHVAKFLECNNLLQDGEPTLVGRAKRYKIGSAGSKFAMVDLFLNQDGTTTISHRIGSNQELGQHFADYLKATINPAEFESVNLSIDGIRAEDFDSVIVLINDSGEFEIEINRDEPTCKQITLKSITHLDQLKLTSHRTTRNMQIQGKPLSCYRRVIFMLTDLLDLKALAQVLYKKDDNSAEIVRTEMAEDHLKRFFVNSYEQLPAQVKKLLISSCCVKLASPQLPDYCLLLYPDLRALEGVLKLLLDRYGMSVADAKHGFGDFFNVDTNSGQCTIKPAFSAQIGNAAMEIAFNVGYSFYRKHRHTLFHMEEFDGGSRLISNLDMAICLSNDAYNAIDNLYTA, from the coding sequence ATGTCCGACTACAAAAACCTAAATCTCGATAGGGATGCAATTGATGCTCACGTTGCCAAGTTTTTAGAATGCAACAATTTGCTACAAGACGGCGAGCCAACATTAGTCGGAAGAGCAAAGCGTTATAAAATCGGTTCTGCTGGATCGAAGTTCGCTATGGTAGACCTTTTCCTAAATCAAGATGGTACGACAACCATTAGCCACAGAATTGGCAGCAATCAGGAACTAGGTCAACATTTTGCTGATTACTTAAAAGCAACTATCAATCCAGCAGAATTTGAATCTGTAAATCTGTCTATTGACGGAATCAGGGCAGAAGATTTCGATTCAGTAATTGTCTTAATAAATGATTCGGGTGAGTTTGAAATTGAAATCAATCGTGATGAACCTACGTGCAAACAAATTACGCTTAAAAGCATTACGCACCTCGACCAACTTAAATTAACGAGCCATAGAACAACGAGAAATATGCAAATACAGGGGAAGCCCCTATCTTGCTATAGGCGTGTGATTTTCATGCTGACCGATCTGTTAGATCTTAAAGCGCTTGCTCAAGTTCTCTACAAAAAGGACGATAATAGTGCAGAGATAGTTCGGACTGAAATGGCAGAAGATCACCTAAAGCGATTTTTTGTGAATAGTTACGAACAATTGCCTGCGCAAGTAAAAAAGTTGTTGATTTCCAGTTGCTGCGTAAAACTTGCATCGCCTCAACTCCCCGATTATTGCCTTCTGCTATACCCAGACCTTAGGGCGTTAGAAGGAGTGTTGAAGCTACTTCTAGACAGATATGGTATGTCTGTTGCTGATGCTAAACATGGTTTTGGTGATTTTTTCAACGTTGATACAAATAGTGGACAGTGTACAATTAAGCCAGCTTTCAGCGCCCAAATCGGTAACGCTGCAATGGAAATTGCCTTCAATGTCGGCTATAGTTTTTATAGGAAACATCGGCATACCTTATTCCATATGGAGGAGTTCGATGGCGGTAGCCGTTTAATATCAAATTTGGATATGGCTATTTGTCTTTCAAACGATGCTTACAATGCCATTGATAATTTGTATACCGCTTGA
- a CDS encoding YoaK family protein, with translation MITKLPKWVEYGAFALAFIAGIVNAVGLLGFEHQAISHLSGSVTLLGIKLMSSTSAALLLMSIVLSFILGSALSGFLLTGGSLKLGRHYDTLLFIEGLLLLLSAYLLNHSYVYGITLASAACGLQNALATNYSGAVVRTTHLTGIFTDLGLMLGKALKGETFDTRKGVMFLLIIIGFLLGGITGFILFEYYSILALVVPALACFVLSVTYRVYRVRAL, from the coding sequence ATGATCACAAAATTACCAAAGTGGGTTGAATATGGCGCATTTGCGCTCGCCTTTATTGCAGGCATTGTGAATGCTGTAGGGTTATTAGGATTTGAGCATCAGGCTATTTCTCACCTTTCGGGCAGTGTTACTTTACTTGGTATAAAACTAATGAGCAGTACCTCTGCTGCGTTACTACTAATGAGTATAGTTTTAAGCTTTATACTGGGCTCGGCGCTTTCTGGCTTTTTACTTACTGGCGGCTCGTTAAAGCTTGGTCGCCATTACGACACCTTATTATTTATTGAAGGCCTTTTATTACTTTTAAGTGCCTATTTACTCAATCACTCTTATGTTTATGGTATTACGCTTGCCAGCGCTGCATGTGGGTTACAAAACGCGTTAGCCACTAACTATAGCGGCGCCGTAGTACGTACTACTCACTTAACCGGTATTTTTACCGACCTTGGCCTAATGCTAGGTAAAGCACTTAAAGGCGAAACCTTTGATACCCGAAAAGGTGTTATGTTTTTACTTATTATTATTGGTTTTTTACTTGGCGGTATTACTGGGTTTATTTTATTTGAGTATTACTCAATACTCGCTTTAGTGGTGCCGGCACTGGCGTGCTTTGTATTATCAGTAACGTATAGGGTTTATAGAGTACGCGCACTTTAA
- a CDS encoding NAD-dependent succinate-semialdehyde dehydrogenase: MSNTVKTINPATEQTIETYTLLSQKEAEQVVEKSHETYLKWRQTSFTERAKYLNKLASLFEEQKEAIAKLMTEEMGKVYEQGFQEVELCAAICRYTAENGPQVLADEERDMDGGRAIISYQPTGVLLGIQPWNFPLYQVIRYSAANIMAGNTTVLKHAGNVFGMAEKIETLFKQAGFPEHCFSNLLIDGKTASSLISHKAISGVTFTGSDGTGKKVAEEAGKHVKKTVLELGSNDAYLVLDDADLELAVKTCVTGRMINNGETCVSAKRFVVVESLYDDFKAQIKEQFEALKMGDPMADDTDLGPMAREDLRDKIHDQVMQSVKAGANVITGGEVPSQTGYYYPPTLLDNLSPGMPAYDDELFGPVASLIKAKDNDDAMRIANDSRYGLGGGIFSKDEKKAIELAKKHFDTGMININGYGLAQPNLPFGGVKESGYGREHGGFGMREFVNIKCIMINS; encoded by the coding sequence ATGAGTAACACAGTTAAAACGATTAACCCAGCAACTGAGCAAACCATTGAAACCTACACATTGCTTTCTCAAAAAGAGGCAGAGCAAGTAGTCGAAAAATCTCACGAAACATATTTAAAATGGCGTCAAACTTCATTTACCGAACGTGCTAAGTATTTAAATAAATTAGCATCACTTTTTGAAGAGCAAAAAGAGGCCATTGCCAAATTAATGACCGAAGAAATGGGTAAAGTGTACGAGCAAGGCTTTCAAGAAGTTGAGCTTTGTGCCGCTATTTGTCGTTACACAGCCGAAAACGGCCCACAAGTACTTGCCGACGAAGAGCGCGACATGGACGGCGGCCGTGCAATTATAAGCTACCAACCAACGGGCGTATTATTAGGTATTCAACCTTGGAACTTCCCGCTTTATCAAGTTATTCGTTACAGCGCTGCTAATATTATGGCCGGTAACACAACCGTGCTTAAGCATGCGGGTAACGTTTTTGGTATGGCTGAAAAAATCGAAACACTATTTAAACAAGCCGGCTTTCCTGAGCATTGTTTTAGCAATTTACTTATAGATGGTAAAACAGCCAGCTCACTTATTTCGCACAAAGCAATTAGCGGCGTAACCTTTACTGGCAGTGATGGCACGGGTAAAAAAGTAGCTGAAGAAGCCGGTAAACACGTTAAAAAAACAGTATTAGAGCTAGGTAGTAACGATGCTTACTTAGTACTGGATGATGCCGACTTAGAGCTTGCCGTTAAAACCTGTGTAACAGGGCGTATGATCAACAACGGTGAAACCTGTGTATCAGCAAAACGTTTTGTTGTAGTTGAATCACTTTACGATGACTTTAAAGCCCAAATTAAAGAGCAATTTGAAGCGTTAAAAATGGGCGACCCAATGGCTGATGATACAGACCTAGGCCCAATGGCACGTGAAGATTTACGTGACAAAATTCATGATCAAGTAATGCAATCGGTTAAAGCCGGTGCAAATGTAATTACTGGTGGCGAAGTACCTTCGCAAACGGGTTACTACTACCCACCTACTCTGCTCGATAACCTATCACCAGGTATGCCAGCTTACGATGATGAGTTATTTGGCCCAGTTGCTTCGCTTATTAAAGCAAAAGATAACGACGATGCAATGCGCATAGCCAACGACTCTCGCTATGGTTTAGGCGGTGGTATTTTCTCAAAAGATGAGAAAAAAGCCATTGAGCTTGCTAAAAAGCACTTTGACACCGGTATGATCAACATTAACGGTTATGGCCTTGCACAGCCAAACCTACCGTTTGGTGGTGTTAAAGAAAGTGGCTACGGCCGAGAGCACGGCGGCTTTGGTATGCGCGAATTTGTAAATATCAAATGTATTATGATTAATAGCTAA
- a CDS encoding MFS transporter — protein sequence MTLTPQSNTGTSRFSSILLVIGILLIAANLRAPFTGVAPVLDQIIAHFGLTASQAGFITTLPLIAFAIISPMAASLAKRQGLERTLFFAVFLILMGIAGRVVNSSIMLFVGTAIIGAGIAIANVLLPSLIKRDFAAKVAVMTSAYVLTMGVTSGGFSALVYPLSQYEGLGWQFALGASALITITTLIVWMAQLNKHTKPTQTAHTSTLTKSIWRYALAWQITLLLGLNSFLNYIIITWLPGILTEAGQSATQAGAYHGAFQIATAIPGLVLIPLLAKLKDQSALSFILASLSATCALGLLYMPSFALVWTLLLGFSSGACFILGLSFISLRTDNSTQAASLSGMSQSIGYLLAAIGPMVAGALHTATGSWSAPLWLCAIAGVLCAICGWFSGKNTTLNNS from the coding sequence ATGACACTCACACCTCAAAGCAATACTGGCACGTCGCGCTTTTCGAGCATACTACTGGTAATAGGTATTTTACTTATTGCCGCTAATTTACGTGCACCTTTTACAGGTGTTGCGCCGGTGCTTGATCAAATAATTGCGCACTTTGGCTTAACCGCTTCGCAGGCGGGGTTTATTACCACGTTACCGCTTATTGCATTTGCGATTATATCGCCCATGGCAGCAAGCCTAGCTAAACGCCAAGGGCTTGAGCGCACTTTGTTTTTTGCTGTATTTTTAATATTAATGGGTATTGCTGGGCGTGTGGTTAATTCGTCAATAATGTTGTTTGTTGGCACAGCCATTATTGGTGCAGGTATTGCTATAGCTAACGTTTTATTACCAAGTTTAATAAAACGCGACTTTGCCGCAAAAGTCGCCGTTATGACCTCAGCTTATGTACTTACTATGGGCGTTACATCGGGTGGGTTTTCAGCGTTAGTTTACCCGCTTAGCCAATATGAAGGCTTAGGCTGGCAGTTTGCTTTAGGCGCAAGTGCCCTTATTACAATCACCACTTTAATTGTATGGATGGCCCAATTAAATAAACACACAAAACCAACACAAACAGCGCATACATCAACACTGACTAAAAGCATTTGGCGTTATGCTCTTGCATGGCAAATTACACTATTGCTAGGTTTAAATTCGTTTTTAAACTACATCATCATTACGTGGTTGCCGGGCATTTTAACCGAAGCAGGCCAAAGCGCTACGCAAGCAGGCGCCTATCATGGGGCTTTTCAAATTGCGACCGCCATACCTGGACTTGTACTTATACCGTTACTTGCCAAGCTCAAAGACCAAAGCGCGCTTAGCTTTATACTTGCATCACTTAGTGCAACATGTGCGCTTGGTTTGTTGTATATGCCAAGTTTTGCCTTGGTATGGACGCTACTACTTGGTTTTAGTTCGGGCGCGTGTTTTATTTTAGGGCTCTCGTTTATTAGCCTACGTACTGATAACTCCACGCAAGCGGCATCGCTTTCGGGTATGTCACAAAGTATTGGGTATTTGCTGGCGGCTATTGGCCCTATGGTTGCAGGGGCATTGCATACAGCAACAGGGAGCTGGAGTGCGCCATTGTGGCTATGTGCTATTGCGGGCGTGTTATGTGCTATATGCGGGTGGTTTAGCGGTAAAAATACCACGCTTAATAACAGTTAA
- a CDS encoding TIGR03643 family protein: MFNQEQQSRIIEMAWEDRTPYEAIEQLYGLKYPQLVVFMREHISKGSFKVWRKRHAGRKTKHLKLRDPSIIRSHCKTQYKPR; the protein is encoded by the coding sequence ATGTTTAACCAAGAGCAGCAATCGCGCATTATAGAAATGGCGTGGGAAGATAGAACCCCCTACGAGGCAATAGAGCAACTATACGGGCTTAAATATCCGCAGCTGGTGGTATTTATGCGCGAACATATTTCAAAAGGCAGTTTTAAAGTGTGGCGTAAACGCCATGCAGGGCGCAAAACCAAGCATTTAAAACTTCGCGACCCTTCAATAATACGCAGCCACTGTAAAACCCAATACAAACCCCGATAA
- a CDS encoding type II toxin-antitoxin system RnlB family antitoxin: MIKKIRIIGEIAVVTATAEFHPLRQLKQLTVELDNLQFEGTVLFDLLAVNGLAENRFASMKFSERKFVRSSFALESEVNPSIKDEQDTIAKQDQTFLLGSVLSSEEIEKFTH, from the coding sequence ATGATCAAGAAGATACGTATTATAGGTGAAATTGCAGTTGTAACTGCTACCGCAGAATTTCACCCTTTGCGTCAGTTAAAACAGCTAACCGTGGAACTCGATAACTTACAGTTCGAGGGCACGGTTTTATTCGACTTGCTAGCCGTAAATGGCTTGGCAGAGAACCGCTTTGCATCCATGAAATTCTCAGAACGAAAATTTGTTCGATCTTCCTTCGCGCTAGAATCAGAAGTGAACCCAAGTATCAAAGACGAACAAGACACTATAGCGAAACAAGATCAAACGTTCTTACTTGGCAGTGTTCTCTCATCCGAAGAAATTGAAAAGTTTACTCACTGA
- a CDS encoding AraC family transcriptional regulator, translated as MFEPKGWGYLQNYEHMVQPIIAKVDTAQGSKEYPLHTHPKGQLILALDGYVTCEAANKMWMVPTHSAIWVPANTCHSNRASDNANLCFVFIDANLKGMPTHTCTLAITPLVKSLMLKLASENQAYSEGDKTARLAQVLFDLLIEMPAQPLDFALSKHVVIQTMSRELIEYPNNRKTLAQWAVQFALTERTLARLIKKQTGMTFGKWRTQLHIITALQALSDGQSVQQVSELLGYESVSAFITMFKKVMGKSPTKYMGDLN; from the coding sequence ATGTTTGAACCTAAAGGGTGGGGCTATCTGCAAAATTATGAGCATATGGTACAGCCCATAATCGCCAAAGTAGATACCGCACAAGGCAGTAAAGAATACCCTTTACATACTCACCCAAAGGGGCAATTAATATTAGCGCTTGATGGCTATGTAACCTGTGAAGCGGCAAATAAAATGTGGATGGTGCCCACTCACAGCGCTATTTGGGTGCCTGCTAATACGTGCCACAGTAATCGCGCATCAGATAACGCCAATTTATGCTTTGTATTTATTGATGCCAACCTAAAAGGTATGCCCACACACACTTGTACTTTGGCTATTACTCCCCTCGTTAAAAGTTTAATGCTTAAGTTGGCAAGCGAAAACCAAGCTTATAGCGAAGGTGATAAAACCGCGCGTTTAGCCCAAGTATTGTTTGATTTATTAATAGAAATGCCAGCGCAGCCGCTTGATTTTGCGCTTTCTAAGCATGTGGTAATACAAACCATGAGCCGGGAGCTAATTGAGTATCCCAATAACCGCAAAACCCTTGCGCAATGGGCAGTGCAATTTGCGTTAACCGAGCGTACGTTGGCACGACTTATAAAAAAGCAAACCGGCATGACCTTTGGTAAGTGGCGCACGCAGTTACATATAATTACCGCGCTGCAGGCACTTTCAGATGGGCAAAGCGTACAGCAAGTGTCGGAGTTATTAGGGTATGAATCGGTGAGTGCGTTTATAACTATGTTTAAAAAGGTAATGGGAAAATCGCCCACTAAATACATGGGCGATTTAAATTAA
- a CDS encoding RidA family protein: MKTLIKTALLASVLLTSFAQANPSNVDFLNTGKANPNLPFSQIVKAGNTLYMSGQIGINPATGKLAAGGFEGEAKQTLENIKRTLEQHNYSMSNIVKCTVMLTDINDFKAFNAIYTQYFSAPYPARSAFAVKALALDSVVEVECIGSL; this comes from the coding sequence ATGAAAACACTGATAAAAACAGCCTTATTAGCAAGTGTACTACTTACGAGTTTTGCGCAGGCAAACCCCAGTAATGTCGACTTTTTAAATACAGGCAAAGCTAATCCTAATTTACCATTTTCGCAAATAGTAAAAGCCGGTAATACACTTTATATGTCGGGGCAAATAGGGATTAACCCTGCAACCGGTAAGTTAGCAGCGGGTGGTTTTGAAGGTGAAGCAAAGCAAACCCTTGAAAACATTAAGCGCACTTTAGAGCAGCACAACTACAGCATGAGCAATATTGTAAAGTGCACCGTTATGCTTACCGATATAAACGACTTTAAAGCGTTTAACGCTATTTATACGCAATATTTTAGTGCGCCGTATCCTGCACGTAGTGCATTTGCTGTAAAGGCGTTAGCTCTTGATTCTGTAGTAGAAGTTGAGTGTATAGGCTCACTTTAA
- a CDS encoding endonuclease/exonuclease/phosphatase family protein — MLVTLAIVLAFLLLVTLLPMSYSQHYLVRSCDFVRLQVFVLASVVGAISAYMQLSSSNYYFAFIAAVSVLVMGLQAKWIYPYTWLAKKEVKSASVSEDHSVRIMSANVLMSNHNSEQLIALVNEHQPDLFITLESDSWWQNKLSVLKKHYPYIIECPKDNRYGMHLYSKFKILDAQICELIEDDIPSIHILFESSEGMQMQGHFIHPAPPSPTEEDSSRPRDSELIMVAKALKNPTRPTIVAGDLNDVAWSRSTRLFMQISGFLDPRKGRGFFNTFHASYFFMRWPLDHLFHSQGFKVKRIKRLAKYGSDHFALLTELVYENAKQHSLEDKSDELKEEEIQELAMSKADKRKVPRFEKES, encoded by the coding sequence ATGCTCGTAACGCTTGCAATAGTTTTAGCCTTTTTATTACTAGTAACACTGCTACCTATGTCTTATTCGCAGCATTATTTAGTGCGCAGTTGCGACTTTGTAAGGCTGCAGGTATTTGTTTTAGCAAGTGTTGTAGGCGCAATTTCAGCGTATATGCAACTCTCTAGTAGCAATTACTACTTTGCATTTATAGCTGCGGTATCTGTACTTGTAATGGGGCTACAAGCTAAATGGATTTATCCATACACTTGGCTTGCAAAAAAAGAAGTTAAAAGTGCCTCAGTAAGCGAAGATCATAGCGTAAGAATAATGTCGGCTAATGTGCTTATGTCTAATCACAATAGCGAGCAGCTCATTGCATTGGTAAACGAGCACCAGCCTGATTTATTTATCACACTTGAAAGCGACAGCTGGTGGCAAAATAAATTATCGGTACTTAAAAAACATTACCCATACATAATCGAATGCCCCAAAGACAACCGCTACGGCATGCATTTATACAGTAAGTTTAAAATTCTTGATGCACAAATTTGTGAACTTATAGAAGACGATATTCCTTCAATTCATATTTTGTTTGAAAGCAGTGAGGGTATGCAAATGCAAGGGCACTTTATTCACCCTGCGCCGCCAAGCCCTACGGAAGAAGACTCTTCGCGCCCACGCGATAGCGAACTCATAATGGTAGCTAAAGCACTTAAAAACCCGACACGCCCAACCATAGTGGCAGGCGACTTAAATGATGTAGCATGGTCGCGCAGCACCCGCTTATTTATGCAAATAAGCGGCTTTTTAGACCCGCGCAAAGGCCGTGGCTTTTTTAATACCTTTCATGCGAGTTACTTTTTTATGCGCTGGCCGCTCGATCATTTATTTCATAGCCAAGGCTTTAAAGTAAAACGTATTAAGCGCCTTGCTAAATATGGCTCAGACCACTTTGCACTGCTTACCGAGCTAGTATATGAAAACGCAAAACAGCATTCACTAGAAGATAAATCCGATGAGCTTAAGGAAGAAGAAATACAAGAGCTTGCAATGAGCAAAGCCGATAAGCGAAAGGTGCCAAGGTTTGAAAAAGAGTCGTAG
- a CDS encoding GFA family protein produces MKITGSCYCGEIKYQAQSQNNNVLVCHCSDCQRMSSGPFRAVIMAEPNSVVFTKGEPKEYVKTAQSGNKRAQGFCGTCGTTLYATNEAKADRVYGLRIGAVDQRDEFTPAAQIWSQSTLTWLNDLHQVPAFETTPQ; encoded by the coding sequence ATGAAAATTACTGGAAGCTGCTATTGTGGTGAAATTAAATACCAAGCTCAGTCGCAAAATAATAACGTACTTGTATGTCATTGTAGCGATTGCCAACGCATGTCGAGTGGGCCATTTAGAGCCGTAATTATGGCTGAGCCTAACTCAGTCGTGTTTACGAAGGGCGAGCCAAAAGAGTATGTTAAAACCGCGCAAAGCGGTAATAAACGTGCACAAGGTTTCTGTGGTACGTGCGGCACTACACTTTACGCAACTAACGAAGCAAAAGCCGATAGAGTGTACGGCTTGCGTATAGGTGCTGTAGATCAGCGCGATGAGTTTACGCCAGCTGCGCAAATTTGGTCGCAATCAACGCTCACGTGGCTCAACGATTTACATCAAGTACCGGCCTTTGAAACTACGCCTCAATAA
- a CDS encoding substrate-binding periplasmic protein, protein MRFLILFILIFTHSLGFAAQKQNLRCVTTHYPPFTIYDAHTNSFTGIDIGYLKHFEQTLNVTIDVVHLPWARVQKEMKTSQYDCYFSLAYNDERAKYLSFTNIPLHTTKYGVFKVNNTPLKTDLSDAVIAVLRGVTLPDVIIKKYAINDDKLMRSLSTVASFQLLNKGRVDYVITNYEAGLWYSKNNKNITATELNEYQLPVYIAFKPGVINISQVNTQIKHYQASQI, encoded by the coding sequence ATGCGCTTCCTCATTTTATTTATACTTATTTTTACGCACTCATTAGGTTTTGCTGCTCAAAAACAAAACCTTCGTTGTGTAACAACCCATTACCCGCCATTTACTATTTACGATGCACACACCAATAGCTTTACAGGTATTGATATTGGTTATTTAAAACATTTTGAGCAAACTCTTAACGTTACTATAGATGTAGTCCATTTACCTTGGGCACGCGTGCAAAAAGAAATGAAAACGAGCCAATATGATTGCTACTTTTCGCTTGCCTACAACGATGAACGAGCAAAGTATTTAAGCTTTACCAACATACCGTTACACACAACAAAATACGGTGTGTTTAAGGTAAATAACACCCCACTTAAAACTGATTTATCAGACGCAGTTATTGCAGTATTAAGAGGCGTGACTTTGCCCGATGTCATTATAAAAAAATACGCAATTAACGATGATAAATTAATGCGCTCGCTTTCAACGGTTGCCAGTTTTCAGCTGTTAAATAAAGGCCGTGTTGATTATGTAATTACCAATTATGAGGCTGGGTTGTGGTATTCAAAAAATAATAAAAACATTACAGCCACTGAGTTAAATGAATACCAGTTACCGGTTTATATAGCGTTTAAACCTGGCGTAATAAATATATCGCAAGTAAACACGCAAATTAAGCACTACCAAGCTTCACAAATTTAG